The sequence below is a genomic window from Nitrospirota bacterium.
GTCGGTGGATTTCTCAGGGATACCATATCAGGTGCATATTCAACAGACAGGGATTATGTTCTTTCAGGTGATGTATTTTCTTTTGCATATGATATACAGCAAATGACAGGAGGTACGATTGTAAAATTCAAAAAAGAAAAAATCGTAAGGCTTGTGGTTGAAAAAAACTTCACGCTTGATTTTTCTTCACTTAAAAATACGTTAAAAAAGGATCTTTTAAAAAGGGATTTTTCCATTAACGCCATTGCATGGTCACCTGTTCACGGACTTATTGATCTATGCGGGGGTATATCTGATATCAATACAAGAACTGTCAGATCCATATCCAGAGAGAACTTCATTGCAGATCCTCTGAGAATGCTGCGGGCATACAGATTTGCAGCAGAATTGCAGGGAACTATAGAATCCTCTACAAGAAAACAGATAAAAACTCTGAATAATAAAATAAATAAAGTATCAAATGAAAGAATTACTTTAGAATTGTTTTATTTATTAAACTCAGCGGCTGCAGGAAACTATGTAAAACATTGCCTTAAAGACGGCTTGTTGAATCGCATATTATCATTTTCTTACGATATGTTACAATTTAATGTAAAAGCTATCATTGAACTTGAAAAGCGTTTACTTCAGGTATTGCCGTATACCATTAAAGTTATACTTAATAAAATATTTTCGCAAAATATTACATATAAGGGATTGTTGTGCCTCGAAATGCTTTTTCTTGGTTGTTCAGGGAGAGAAATCAAAAAAGCGTTAAAGAAAATAGCTGTAAGTTCTGTAATATCTAAAAGATTGTATTTATTATCCAAAGAAGAAGCTGAAACACTTCATGATGTTCTTGCAGGAAGCAATGCGCTTTTTGATATTTTCATGTCGCATAAGGATGCATCTGTCGATCTTCTTATTATCATGGACCGTCTTGATTTGTTAAACGAATACTGGAGATTCCAGCGTATCTGGAAAAGAAAACTTATTGATCCGCATGAAATCATGCAGCGTATTCCATCGATTCATAAAGAAAGGTTAGGAAAAGCCATTAGTGAGTTAAAAAAGGCATGCTTTACCGGAAGAGTGAAGACAAAAAAGCAGGCGATTCTTTATCTTGAAAAAGCACAGCTTCATTAAGCATAAGATAAATAATATGAATATTGAACTATTCATAATTTAACATAATATATCTTATCAGTCGTATTAAATTAACAGACATTGTTGATAAGCTGTTATTAACCATGTTCAGAAACCCCTTCCTTCCCTTGTTGTTTATGGGATTAAACGCATTTGATTAGGTTTTAGGCAGTAATAATATATTGAAATAATAATAACTTATGTATTCCTGATGGGAATTCCAACGAGTGCATTTTCTTCGATACCGGCAACCCTTACATATATAAGGGATTGCCTTGAAAGGTTATTGCCGGATATCCTTATCTTTAGATAATTGCCGGTTGTCCCCGTGAAGCAGTCATCGTAGACCTTATCTTCGATAATCACATCAAGGGTTTTATGTAATTGCGTCCGCATGTATTCATTTTTTTTCCGGGTGTGTATGAGTTTCAGCGCATACGCCCTTTTTTTCTTTACCTTGAAAGGTATCTGTAAGGGCATTTTCGAAGCTTTTGTACCTGGACGGGATGAGAAGGGAAATATATGAAGATAGGAAAAAGGCATTTCCTCAAGAAAATTATTGGTATTTTCGAATTCCTTCTCCCCTTCACCAGGAAAACCCACAATCACATCAGTACCTATCGCAATATCTGGTGATCTTTTTTTAATCTTTTCAATAATATCACGGTATTCCTTTAGAGTATAATGCCTGTTCATTTTTTGTAAAATTGAATCATCCCCGCTCTGTAAAGGTATGTGAAGATGTTTGCATATCCTTGGGTCCTGGATTTGCTCAAGTATTGCATCGGTGAATTCATTTATTTCGAGAGAACTGAGCCTGATTCGTGCGATTTTAGTATTTTTCCGAATAGCATCAAGAAGATGGGAAAGATTTGTCTTAGGAGATATATCCAGACCGTATAACCCTAGATGTACCCCTGTCAGGACAATCTCATGATATCCCGCATCTTCACATTCAAGAATCTGCCTTATGACTTCATGCATCTGTATGCTTTTGGACCTTCCCCTTGCACGAGGCACGATACAATAGGTACAAGCATTGTTACATCCATCCTGCACTTTTATAAATGGTCTGGATCTGCCTGAAGAAACGAAACCTGTGCTTGCATAATATTTAGATAAGATATTGATAATATTGCTTTTCTCCGAATTATTCACAATTCTTGCAGAGCGATCGATCTTGAGAATTTCTTCAGGCCTTATATGTGCATAACATCCGGTAACGATTATCTTAGCACCAGCTTTAATAGCCCTTCTCGTGAGCTGTCTCGATTGATAATCGCTTTTCGCAGTGACGGTGCAGGTATTGATAATGCAGAAATCGGGATGTTCTGATAGACTAACAACCTCTATCCCCTGCTTCCTGAGATCTCCTTCTAAAATTGCGCTTTCCGCCTGATTGACTTTGCAGCCGAGGGTAAGTACTGAAATTTTCACTTTTACAAAGGTTTCCCTTCGAGAGAATGCTTTCTTCCCCTGATTATCCTGACGGAAACCATGGAGCCCTTGGTATAACCATTCCCTGCAACGTTTACTATTTTATTCGTCCTCGTCCTTCCGGACATTTTATTCCTGTCGGTTTCACTCCGTCCCTCTATCAGTATTTCCTGAATAGTGCCTTCAAGTAACTTATTTTTTCCGGATGTTATTTTGTCCTGTATCAGGAGAATTTCGTTAAGACGATTTGCCTTAATGCCTTCAGCAACCTGATCATCCATTTCCGCAGCTTTTGTCCATGGTCTTTCAGAATATTTGAAGGCAAAAATACCATCGAATTCGATTTCCCTGAGGGCGCTCATTGTTGCTTTATGGTCTCCCTCGGTCTCTCCGGGGAACCCCGCGATTA
It includes:
- the mtaB gene encoding tRNA (N(6)-L-threonylcarbamoyladenosine(37)-C(2))-methylthiotransferase MtaB, whose translation is MKISVLTLGCKVNQAESAILEGDLRKQGIEVVSLSEHPDFCIINTCTVTAKSDYQSRQLTRRAIKAGAKIIVTGCYAHIRPEEILKIDRSARIVNNSEKSNIINILSKYYASTGFVSSGRSRPFIKVQDGCNNACTYCIVPRARGRSKSIQMHEVIRQILECEDAGYHEIVLTGVHLGLYGLDISPKTNLSHLLDAIRKNTKIARIRLSSLEINEFTDAILEQIQDPRICKHLHIPLQSGDDSILQKMNRHYTLKEYRDIIEKIKKRSPDIAIGTDVIVGFPGEGEKEFENTNNFLEEMPFSYLHIFPFSSRPGTKASKMPLQIPFKVKKKRAYALKLIHTRKKNEYMRTQLHKTLDVIIEDKVYDDCFTGTTGNYLKIRISGNNLSRQSLIYVRVAGIEENALVGIPIRNT